In Paenibacillus sp. JQZ6Y-1, a genomic segment contains:
- a CDS encoding FtsW/RodA/SpoVE family cell cycle protein has product MITKLKRIDWPLFAILLVLMGTSLIVIYSATHSSAKFGDSTSKMAMYYALGFVVFFVMALVDYRFWLKYSLYIYIGGLALLLLVMIIGQTLNNAQGWLKLGGLSLQPAELFKLVLIMFLSVMLANKNKLKLGFWRDIIPLLGVTFVPFALVMVQNDLGNALSYLIITMALLWIGNMKYTQAALVTALAILLVVVGIRSYVAYHDNIEKYLVDINREHWMERIDPWLMPDEATAKAVYHTRNAKLAIASGGLSGEGYMKGSSVQADRVPLTYSDSIFVVVAEEFGFIGAAVLLLLYFTLIHRLVLVSLECRERAGPYLIIGIVAMLLYQIFENIGMFIGLMPLTGITLPFISFGGTSLLMNMACMGLVMSIRIHNQVDTDEYPLTVSDRYVSSKAT; this is encoded by the coding sequence ATGATCACAAAGCTGAAGCGGATCGACTGGCCACTTTTTGCCATTTTGCTTGTGCTGATGGGCACAAGTTTGATCGTGATCTATAGTGCCACCCATTCCAGTGCCAAATTTGGTGATTCCACCAGCAAGATGGCGATGTATTATGCGCTGGGATTTGTTGTTTTTTTCGTGATGGCACTGGTGGATTACCGTTTCTGGCTGAAATATTCTCTCTACATTTATATTGGTGGTCTGGCGCTGCTGCTGCTCGTTATGATCATCGGGCAAACGCTGAACAATGCGCAGGGCTGGCTAAAGCTCGGCGGTTTGAGCTTACAACCAGCCGAATTGTTCAAACTGGTACTGATCATGTTCTTATCCGTCATGCTGGCGAATAAGAATAAGCTGAAGCTTGGCTTCTGGCGCGATATTATTCCACTGCTTGGTGTGACCTTTGTGCCGTTTGCGCTCGTTATGGTTCAAAATGACTTGGGTAACGCACTCAGCTATTTGATCATCACTATGGCACTTCTCTGGATCGGCAATATGAAATATACCCAGGCAGCGCTGGTGACCGCTTTGGCAATTCTGCTCGTTGTAGTTGGGATTCGCAGCTATGTGGCGTATCACGACAATATTGAGAAATATCTGGTCGATATTAACCGCGAGCACTGGATGGAACGGATTGATCCGTGGCTCATGCCAGACGAAGCGACGGCAAAAGCGGTGTATCATACACGCAATGCCAAGCTGGCTATCGCTTCTGGTGGTCTGAGCGGGGAAGGCTATATGAAGGGCAGCTCCGTACAAGCGGATCGCGTGCCATTGACGTATTCTGATTCGATCTTCGTCGTGGTGGCGGAAGAATTCGGCTTTATCGGTGCAGCGGTGTTATTGCTGCTGTATTTTACACTGATTCACCGACTGGTGTTAGTATCGCTGGAATGCCGCGAACGCGCCGGACCATATCTGATTATCGGGATTGTAGCGATGCTGCTGTATCAGATTTTTGAAAATATCGGCATGTTTATCGGGCTGATGCCATTGACTGGGATTACGCTACCGTTTATTAGCTTTGGCGGTACTTCACTACTGATGAATATGGCATGTATGGGTCTGGTTATGAGTATCCGCATCCACAATCAGGTCGATACGGATGAGTATCCGCTGACTGTTTCGGATCGATATGTGAGCAGCAAAGCGACCTAA
- a CDS encoding TIGR01440 family protein yields the protein MKDDEKIAAIRRDAALITREVAEAASLGPDRILVIGASTSEIAGKHIGTSGTLDIAEALVEGIRDVQREFGFQLAFQCCEHLNRALVVERSSLDRYNWTEVAAVPIPKAGGSMAAYVYQTASDPCLAESIEAHAGIDIGETLIGMHLKHVAVPYRTSLRQLGEARVNAARTRPKLIGGERAVYTPQPSADGGACD from the coding sequence ATGAAAGATGACGAGAAGATCGCTGCCATTCGGCGCGATGCGGCACTGATTACCCGTGAGGTGGCGGAAGCTGCTAGTCTGGGACCGGATCGAATTCTGGTCATTGGCGCAAGCACAAGCGAGATTGCCGGAAAGCATATCGGCACATCTGGTACATTGGATATTGCTGAAGCGCTAGTGGAAGGCATTCGCGACGTACAACGCGAGTTTGGCTTTCAACTCGCTTTTCAATGCTGTGAGCATCTGAATCGTGCGCTTGTCGTGGAACGCTCCAGTCTGGATCGATACAACTGGACAGAGGTCGCTGCTGTACCGATTCCCAAAGCGGGCGGCTCCATGGCGGCATATGTGTACCAGACCGCTTCAGATCCATGTCTGGCGGAAAGCATCGAAGCCCATGCGGGCATTGATATTGGAGAGACGTTAATCGGAATGCATTTGAAACATGTTGCTGTGCCTTACCGCACCAGCCTGCGTCAGCTTGGTGAAGCCAGAGTGAATGCTGCACGTACCCGCCCCAAATTGATTGGCGGCGAACGCGCGGTTTATACACCACAACCTTCAGCTGACGGCGGAGCGTGCGATTGA
- the glyA gene encoding serine hydroxymethyltransferase, whose translation MMEQLRNNDPAVLEAMGLELKRQRDNIELIASENIVSEAVMEAMGSVLTNKYAEGYPGKRYYGGCEHVDIVEDIARDRAKELFGAEHVNVQPHSGAQANMAVYLAALKPGDTVLGMNLAHGGHLTHGSPVNASGLLYNFVAYGVREDNFLIDYDDVRKAAFKHRPRLIVAGASAYPRTIDFEALASIANDVGALFMVDMAHIAGLVAAGEHPSPVPHAHFVTTTTHKTLRGPRGGLIICRKPWAAAIDKAVFPGTQGGPLMHVIASKAVALGEALQPSFKTYAQNVVKNAKVLAETLVEEGLTIVSGGTDNHLMLVDTRSVNITGKEAEHVLDSVGITTNKNAIPFDPTSPFITSGIRLGTPAATSRGMDEAAMKKIGQIIAATLKAPKDEAVLAQASKDVAELTAQFPLYQQIQY comes from the coding sequence ATGATGGAGCAACTGAGAAACAATGATCCGGCTGTACTGGAAGCAATGGGACTGGAACTGAAACGCCAACGCGACAATATCGAGCTGATTGCATCTGAGAATATCGTCAGCGAAGCGGTTATGGAAGCAATGGGTTCTGTACTCACAAACAAATACGCTGAAGGCTACCCGGGCAAACGTTACTATGGTGGCTGTGAGCATGTCGACATCGTAGAAGACATCGCACGCGACCGTGCGAAAGAACTGTTCGGTGCGGAGCATGTAAACGTACAGCCTCACTCCGGTGCACAGGCGAATATGGCGGTATATCTGGCAGCACTGAAGCCGGGTGACACAGTACTCGGTATGAATCTGGCGCATGGTGGTCACTTGACACACGGTAGCCCAGTGAACGCATCCGGTTTGCTGTACAACTTCGTTGCTTACGGTGTACGCGAAGATAACTTCCTGATCGATTATGATGACGTGCGTAAAGCGGCGTTCAAGCATCGTCCTCGTCTGATCGTAGCTGGTGCAAGTGCGTATCCGCGTACGATTGATTTTGAAGCATTGGCTTCTATCGCTAACGATGTAGGCGCATTGTTCATGGTCGATATGGCGCATATCGCTGGTCTGGTAGCAGCGGGCGAACACCCAAGCCCTGTGCCACATGCTCATTTCGTAACCACAACAACACACAAAACATTGCGCGGACCACGTGGCGGTCTGATCATCTGCCGCAAGCCGTGGGCAGCTGCAATCGACAAAGCTGTATTCCCAGGTACACAGGGCGGACCACTGATGCACGTGATTGCATCCAAAGCGGTTGCACTGGGTGAAGCGCTACAACCTTCGTTCAAAACTTATGCGCAAAATGTAGTGAAAAACGCTAAAGTATTGGCGGAAACACTAGTAGAAGAAGGTCTGACGATCGTTTCGGGCGGTACCGACAACCATCTGATGCTGGTAGACACACGTAGCGTAAACATCACTGGTAAAGAAGCTGAGCATGTACTGGATTCCGTTGGGATCACAACGAACAAAAATGCTATTCCATTCGATCCAACAAGCCCGTTCATCACTAGTGGTATCCGTTTGGGTACACCAGCAGCAACATCGCGCGGTATGGACGAAGCAGCGATGAAGAAGATCGGTCAGATCATCGCCGCTACACTGAAAGCTCCTAAAGACGAAGCAGTACTGGCACAAGCAAGCAAAGATGTAGCTGAACTGACTGCTCAGTTCCCGCTGTATCAACAGATTCAATACTAA
- a CDS encoding L-threonylcarbamoyladenylate synthase, translating into MNDEGQSLSQSQSQSQSQSQSQSQSHSSDAGQIPSFTIWQLTQQNRDQQLAEAGAVLAQGGVVAFPTETVYGLGADAGNTSAVEAVFAAKGRPSDNPLIVHISQNHQLDALVQRVLPMERQLMDAFWPGPLTLVMPVIDGVLSPRVTAGLGTVGVRMPNHTVALSLITASGKPLAAPSANRSGRPSPTTAAHVADDLAGRIDGIVDGGEAGVGVESTVIQVQDNGAVLILRPGGITREQLLTIATDVQLDPGLAGVSAETKPISPGMKYTHYAPRGSMSIVTGSNQARVCAWIQQQLLDAQQRGEQVGVLTFDEDMTDYGTALRLSLGSVDQPEQAASRLYGSLRTFDDHHITYILAQGCSEDGVGLAVMNRLSKAAGGQIFTVE; encoded by the coding sequence ATGAACGACGAAGGACAATCATTGTCACAGTCACAGTCACAGTCACAGTCACAGTCACAGTCACAGTCACAGTCACACTCGAGTGATGCTGGGCAGATACCATCATTTACAATCTGGCAGCTGACGCAGCAGAATCGTGATCAGCAGCTGGCAGAAGCTGGAGCCGTTCTAGCACAGGGCGGTGTAGTCGCTTTTCCAACAGAAACGGTTTATGGTCTTGGCGCTGATGCAGGCAACACGTCGGCAGTGGAAGCAGTATTTGCCGCCAAAGGCAGACCGTCGGATAATCCGTTAATTGTACACATTTCGCAGAATCATCAGCTGGATGCGCTGGTACAGCGGGTGCTGCCAATGGAGCGTCAATTGATGGATGCCTTCTGGCCCGGACCGCTTACATTGGTTATGCCAGTCATAGATGGTGTATTATCGCCACGTGTCACCGCTGGATTGGGTACGGTCGGTGTACGGATGCCGAATCATACCGTGGCGCTGTCACTCATTACGGCTTCTGGTAAACCGCTAGCAGCACCGAGCGCCAATCGTTCAGGGCGTCCTAGCCCAACAACGGCTGCTCATGTAGCGGATGATCTGGCAGGTCGAATTGACGGTATCGTTGATGGCGGTGAAGCGGGTGTCGGTGTAGAATCTACCGTCATTCAGGTGCAGGACAATGGCGCTGTGCTGATTTTACGACCGGGCGGAATTACGCGTGAGCAATTGCTCACCATCGCTACCGATGTACAGCTTGATCCCGGCTTGGCAGGCGTCTCGGCTGAGACGAAACCTATATCGCCGGGGATGAAGTATACGCATTATGCACCGCGTGGCAGTATGAGCATCGTTACCGGTAGCAATCAGGCGCGTGTATGTGCATGGATACAGCAACAGTTACTGGATGCGCAGCAACGTGGGGAGCAGGTTGGTGTGCTAACGTTTGACGAGGATATGACCGATTATGGTACGGCATTGCGTTTGTCACTTGGCAGTGTAGACCAGCCAGAGCAGGCGGCAAGCCGATTGTATGGTAGCCTGCGTACGTTTGACGACCATCATATTACGTATATTTTGGCACAGGGCTGTTCAGAGGATGGCGTTGGCTTGGCAGTGATGAACCGCTTGTCCAAAGCGGCAGGTGGTCAGATTTTCACGGTGGAGTAA
- the upp gene encoding uracil phosphoribosyltransferase, which translates to MAKLVICDHPLIQHKLTFIRDVNTNTKEFRELVDEVATLMAFEITRDIPLETIPVETPVVKTEGKVISGRMLGLVPILRAGLGMVDGVLKLLPAAKVGHVGLFRDPDTLQPVEYYVKLPTDVQERELIVIDPMLATGGSAIAAIDVLKKRGCTQIKMMNLIAAPEGVKAVQDAHPDVDIYVAALDERLDDHGYIVPGLGDAGDRLYGTK; encoded by the coding sequence ATGGCAAAACTGGTGATATGCGATCACCCTTTGATCCAACACAAACTTACATTTATTCGTGATGTAAACACCAATACGAAGGAATTCCGCGAACTTGTGGACGAAGTAGCTACTTTGATGGCATTCGAGATTACACGCGATATTCCACTGGAGACCATCCCGGTCGAAACGCCAGTCGTGAAGACGGAAGGTAAAGTCATCTCTGGACGTATGCTTGGTCTCGTGCCGATTCTGCGCGCCGGTCTAGGTATGGTGGACGGCGTATTGAAACTGCTGCCCGCAGCAAAAGTAGGTCATGTAGGTCTGTTCCGTGATCCAGACACGCTGCAACCGGTGGAGTATTATGTGAAGCTTCCAACGGATGTACAGGAGCGTGAGCTGATTGTTATCGATCCGATGCTAGCAACAGGCGGTTCCGCTATTGCTGCTATCGACGTGCTCAAGAAGCGCGGCTGCACCCAGATCAAAATGATGAACCTGATCGCCGCACCGGAAGGTGTCAAAGCGGTACAGGATGCGCATCCTGATGTCGACATTTATGTAGCTGCATTGGATGAGCGTCTGGATGATCACGGTTATATCGTACCGGGTCTTGGCGATGCAGGCGACCGTCTCTACGGAACTAAGTAA
- a CDS encoding low molecular weight protein arginine phosphatase, with translation MHHILFVCTGNTCRSPMAEGFMRKLAKERGIPVDVRSAGVAAVDGMSVSRHAEAVLHDHQIYDQLTSSSLTSTTIHWADLILTLTGSHKQQVLRRFPQAAGKIYTLKEYVENDASVIADLEELDSLHAGIEINRALGGTMDSADYERLIEIQQRIPGFDIVDPYGGTRDDYEYAAADIRAALEKLLDKLEAYRPQ, from the coding sequence ATGCACCATATTTTGTTCGTATGTACCGGTAATACCTGCCGCAGCCCAATGGCAGAAGGCTTTATGCGGAAACTGGCAAAGGAGCGCGGCATACCTGTTGACGTCCGTTCCGCCGGCGTCGCTGCCGTGGATGGCATGTCTGTATCACGTCATGCGGAAGCGGTGCTGCATGATCATCAGATTTATGATCAGCTGACTTCATCCTCATTAACATCAACGACTATACATTGGGCAGATCTGATTCTGACGTTAACGGGCAGCCATAAGCAGCAGGTGCTGCGCCGTTTTCCACAGGCTGCCGGCAAAATATATACACTCAAGGAATACGTGGAAAATGACGCTTCTGTCATCGCTGATCTGGAGGAACTGGACAGTCTGCATGCCGGTATCGAGATCAATCGTGCATTGGGTGGTACGATGGATTCCGCCGATTATGAGCGGTTAATCGAAATTCAGCAGCGCATTCCCGGCTTTGATATTGTGGACCCTTATGGTGGTACGCGCGACGATTACGAATACGCGGCAGCCGACATTCGCGCTGCACTGGAAAAGCTGCTTGATAAGCTGGAAGCGTATCGTCCGCAATAA